A window of Hemiscyllium ocellatum isolate sHemOce1 chromosome 35, sHemOce1.pat.X.cur, whole genome shotgun sequence genomic DNA:
aaattgtccatagtgtgaggtggattagtcatggttaaatgtaggggaatgggtgagttgatctttggagggtcagtgtggacttgttgggccgaagggcctgcttcccatctgtagggaatctaatcaattatTCTTCCTGGGGTGCGGTGCCTACATCTGCCCACAGTAGTCCAAGTGGGCTATTCCAACATCTCCAATGAATCAGCGACAAATTTGAAAGTGGGCATGCAGTTCACTCAAATTACTGTTTAATATGAACTTGTTTGGTACCATGCCAATCTTAGATTGGCACAAATAGTCTATTGCATTAATTTCTAATCAGCCTTAGCTTTCTAATCACTCTTTGTTAATATCACATCGCAGCCCTGGAAATTTCCACTTGCATTGCCCACTGGCAACCTCCAGGTGGCAGTTTTGCTGCCCATCAAACTTTCATGTCCGTTCCAACACAATGAATGAGGAGTGCTAGTGCCAGTTAACCACAAACCAGAAATAcaatcaaaaattgctggaaaaactcagcaggtctggcagcatctatggtgaTAAAACAGAAACTGTCCTTCAGGAACTGGACACAAAACAGACAACGTTTCTCACACCAGTCTTTAAAACGAATTAATCACTTTAATTTTATGTGCCTTAGGCTAATTTGCAAGCAGAGACGCCTTTGAGATTCTCTTTTAATATTAAAAAGAAACTGCCTACTCTGTGCAAAATCTCTTTTCCTGCTCTATCCAATTAATCACTCATAGCTCAGCACTATTTTGATGAAAAGGGATAATGTGGGATGGGGATTGTGAACGGGGAATGAGTTGCGTATCTTCCATTTTAGAACATAAGACCATATGATATAGAAGCAGGAGCTAATCACTCAGCCCTTCGAACGGCCCTATCATCAGGGAGGCTATGGATAATCTTCCACTTCAACTCCAAGGCGACCATCAAGGCTAGCATTCAAAATTAAAACTATCCAAACGGAAAGAGAAGAGACTAAACAAAGTCGAACAAGAGGGCATTAGTGATGGTTGTTTCGGTAGcgacagggacacagagagagagagagaaagattggaAAAGGGAAAGAAAATAGCAGCGATAGTAGAAGTTATGCGGAACTTAAAGAGGGCTCTTTAGCCTCAATTGGATTATTGCATAAGGTTCCGGGCACTACATTTCAGGAAGAATTATAgcgagtgcagaagaggtttacacaCATTATGCCAGGGTTGAGGAATTTCAGTTCTGAAAATGGTTCAGAGAAATTGCACTCAAGTTTGGGAGGGACTCTGATTTAatcattcaaaatcatgagcggtcAGACGGCATAAAtcgggagaaaatgttcccacgACGAAACGGTCCAGAATGTAAAATAATTCGCAAGGCGTTGTGAGAAAGAATTCTTACCCTTGCAGGGATTGGTTAGGATCTGGTCGCTGCCtgagtctggatcagtggtgctggaagagcacagcgctGCCTGAGACTAGAGGGATGCAGGTCCGGTTAGAGGGAAAAAAGATGATTAATGGGAAAAGCGTTACAGGTGATTGGCACTTAATGGGCTGTTCACTTGAATGGCTGGGGCAGAaacgaagggctgaatggttttctTCTGCGCTGAGACGATGCCGTGGACTGTCCAGCGGCTGCTAGTATTGACGGTTCctctcttgtgtgtgtgtgtttgtttgttttcacACCCTTGCAGCTGTCATCCATTTCGACGAGGCGCACTCGGACCCGCAGTTCGTGCTGCACAGAGGCGAGAGCAGCGCCACCTGGGGAGGCGAGCCCGAGCATCTCAGCCCGGGCCAACGCATCTACCTCGGCAACTGGCGCCTGTGGGGCGCGGAAGGCTTCACGTCCGGGACGCACTACTGGGAGGTCCAGGTGGAGGACGGCTCGGCCTGGTTCGTGGGCGTCTCCGTGAACTCCTACAAGGCCAGGTCGTGGCTGAAGTCCCTCCCGAGCAGCGGGCTGTGGCTGGTCATGCTGTGGAACGTCGGAAAGGGCAAGTACCCCTCCAGGAGCCTGGGGAAGGCGGTCAAGTTAGTCGAGATGACCAAGGTCGGGGTTCTGCTGGACTTCGACGGCGGGCAGGTGACCTTCTCTAACCCTGACAAGGATGACGCCgttgtccactccctcagcggGAATTTCACTGAAAGGCTTTACCCCTTCTTCAGGTTTTGTCTGTCGGTCAAGAAAAACCCCAAAATCGCCCTGATCTGATGACCACTGCCGGCCCCCTTTCCCTTCCCTACCTCAACCCCGCGACGCTGACTCAATGAACGAGAGCGCCTCCCAGCGAGGCAGCCGGAAACTGCTTGTGAGGGCTCGTCACGGACCACCGCCCCCGCTCCCAGCTTCTTTTTGAGTTCGCCCACCGGCCGCCAGGCGGCGCTACTTCCACAAGTCTCATCTGCTGCTGCATAGGGATGGGGCGGATTGGCGAAAAAGTGACATCCAGGCACTGGGCTGCCGTGTtttttggacttttttttaaaagctggaaCTAGGTGGTAATGATGGGGTTCGTGTGGGGCATTCCGTTCTTTGGGATGAACAAAAACCCGTTTGGCCAGGGATCTCAACCTTGATCTATGCCACAAGAGCATCTGACATTTGGGGAGGGGGCGTTGTTGGAGGGAGTGCGTTTATAGTCACAGGGATGCTCCGGGTAAAGTTCAGAGGAATTCTTGGGCTGAAGGCTTTGCCATTTCTTCCTTTTTCATCACTCCCAACCGCATTCAATCGCTCATCCTCCATTCACTTTTCTCTTTGTCTTGCAGGTTGGTGGAGTTGAtcttttctggttttgttttagtAAGGTCCGGTTCGCTGTACCGCTCCTCCCACCTTACTCCATGCTCCTTCTAATGCTCCAGGCAACAAGGTATCTCCTCTGCTGGCGACCCAGAAATAAGCGCGGTGTTCCCTAGCCAATAGGACCTTTCCTAAAATATTCTCAAGAGCTACTAATGATGCGCGTGAATTTAATGTAATCATCTTTAATCTGGCTATAATATCTCTTTCAGTTCCTAATATAGTGTAAGTTTTAGGATATTTAACGTTGAAATTTTTTAACCAAATCATGCTGAAAATGTTGATCCAGGTTTGACCTGACAAGACTTAGAGACTACAAGCGACAGCTAGTAATATTGAAAATCATGCATGTTCTATTATATTCCTGTGCGTGCTATATTAAGGCGTGTGATAACCCCCCT
This region includes:
- the LOC132832558 gene encoding butyrophilin subfamily 3 member A1-like; this translates as MTALLIIITIYFIEMDDHRKTDELRRLRKQPKDVENLKAQLLDKDKSPEECETDSLKRALKNAKFDKHVKNDGIKKEPREKAVIHFDEAHSDPQFVLHRGESSATWGGEPEHLSPGQRIYLGNWRLWGAEGFTSGTHYWEVQVEDGSAWFVGVSVNSYKARSWLKSLPSSGLWLVMLWNVGKGKYPSRSLGKAVKLVEMTKVGVLLDFDGGQVGGVDLFWFCFSKVRFAVPLLPPYSMLLLMLQATSKKMTILLKYISGFEMLHVKA